The following proteins are encoded in a genomic region of Dyadobacter sp. UC 10:
- a CDS encoding response regulator, whose amino-acid sequence MGNKRLFVMIDDDTDDHEIFKMAISDLNKSLDCLFFPDCESAISHFSNTSVTPPGYVFIDLSLPRINGDQCLQELQKLKEFDDPCIVIYSTSIPNEWYPKLEKIGVDRFMEKTFSVPTLTSQINHLIEAD is encoded by the coding sequence ATGGGTAATAAACGACTTTTTGTAATGATTGACGATGACACCGACGATCATGAAATATTCAAAATGGCAATCAGTGACCTTAACAAGTCCCTGGACTGCTTATTTTTCCCAGATTGTGAGTCAGCGATCTCCCATTTCAGCAATACATCGGTAACACCTCCCGGCTACGTTTTTATAGACCTCAGCCTGCCCAGGATCAACGGAGATCAGTGTTTACAGGAGTTGCAAAAATTAAAGGAATTTGATGATCCCTGCATAGTCATATATTCCACATCTATTCCAAATGAATGGTACCCGAAACTTGAAAAAATCGGAGTGGACAGATTTATGGAGAAAACATTTTCAGTACCGACATTGACTTCACAGATCAATCACCTGATCGAAGCCGACTGA
- a CDS encoding SulP family inorganic anion transporter — MKGYLNLFDFTQKVNYKTEILAGLTVAMTMMPESLSFAILAGLPPLVGLYAAFIMGLVTAIFGGRPGLISGGAGATVIVLIALMQSHGIEYVFAAVALAGVIQILVGIFRLGKFVRLVPQPVMYGFVNGLAVVIFMSQLEQFKTVVNGQTVWLTGTPLLIMGGLVLLTIAITVLLPRFTKAIPPSLVAIVVVFLVVWGFNIDTRTVRDIASVSGGFPPFHIPQVPVSLATLQVIFPYALIMAGVGLTEGLLTLNLVDEITATRGNGNRECIAQGSANILNGFFFGMGGCPMIAQTLVNLSAGARARLSGIIAALTILTIILVAAPVIELVPMAALTGVMIMVAIGTFEWISFRIINKMPKQDVFVGILVAVITIYLHNLALAVLIGVIISALVFAWESAKRIRAHKSIDENGVKHYKIYGPLFFGSVAAFSEKFEVMTDPQEVIIDFSESRVADMSGIDALNKITGRYQKAGKKILLKHLSPDCRKLLHNAGTVIEVNIIEDPTYPVAM, encoded by the coding sequence ATGAAAGGTTACCTTAATCTTTTTGATTTTACGCAAAAAGTAAATTACAAAACCGAAATTCTGGCAGGCCTTACCGTCGCGATGACCATGATGCCTGAATCCCTTTCTTTTGCAATTCTGGCAGGCCTGCCCCCACTGGTGGGCTTATATGCGGCATTTATCATGGGACTCGTTACCGCTATTTTCGGTGGGCGGCCCGGGCTTATTTCCGGCGGCGCCGGCGCGACGGTTATCGTGCTGATCGCCCTGATGCAATCGCACGGAATCGAATACGTATTTGCAGCAGTGGCCCTCGCTGGTGTTATACAAATATTGGTCGGAATATTCAGGCTCGGCAAATTCGTACGCCTCGTGCCGCAGCCTGTGATGTACGGCTTTGTGAATGGCCTTGCGGTGGTGATATTTATGTCACAGCTCGAACAATTTAAAACTGTCGTAAACGGGCAGACGGTCTGGCTTACCGGCACGCCTCTGCTGATCATGGGCGGCCTGGTGCTGCTCACGATAGCGATCACTGTTTTGTTACCCAGGTTTACCAAGGCAATTCCGCCTTCGCTGGTTGCTATTGTTGTCGTTTTTCTGGTGGTCTGGGGGTTTAATATTGATACCAGAACGGTCCGCGACATTGCTTCCGTCAGCGGCGGTTTTCCTCCTTTTCATATTCCGCAGGTACCGGTCAGCCTGGCCACGCTGCAAGTTATATTTCCTTACGCGCTGATCATGGCGGGAGTCGGACTTACGGAAGGATTGCTGACGCTCAACCTGGTAGACGAAATTACTGCGACGCGCGGAAACGGGAACCGTGAGTGTATTGCACAGGGAAGCGCCAATATTCTCAACGGATTTTTCTTTGGAATGGGCGGCTGCCCGATGATCGCGCAAACGCTGGTAAACCTTTCTGCCGGTGCCCGGGCGAGGCTTTCCGGGATTATCGCTGCCTTGACAATCCTCACGATCATCCTGGTCGCCGCCCCGGTGATCGAGCTCGTCCCGATGGCCGCATTGACCGGCGTCATGATCATGGTGGCGATCGGTACTTTTGAATGGATCAGCTTCCGGATCATCAACAAGATGCCCAAACAGGACGTATTTGTCGGGATACTGGTAGCTGTGATTACCATTTACCTGCATAATCTCGCGCTGGCGGTACTGATCGGGGTGATCATTTCGGCATTGGTATTTGCCTGGGAAAGTGCCAAAAGGATCCGCGCCCACAAATCGATAGATGAAAACGGAGTCAAGCATTACAAAATATACGGCCCGCTTTTCTTCGGTTCCGTGGCAGCTTTCAGCGAAAAATTCGAAGTGATGACCGACCCGCAGGAAGTGATCATCGACTTTTCGGAAAGCCGGGTTGCCGATATGTCGGGGATCGATGCGCTGAATAAAATTACCGGGAGATATCAGAAAGCAGGTAAAAAAATACTCCTGAAACATCTTAGTCCCGATTGCAGGAAATTGCTGCACAATGCAGGCACCGTAATCGAAGTGAATATTATAGAAGACCCGACTTACCCGGTGGCGATGTAG
- a CDS encoding cytochrome-c peroxidase: MRDLEIDIPFGKCRLVMCDFVKALKSLLLLWAAILLCWSCGNNRESSKPKRKPKIESLADLGALPKYVTDPPGNPSTPEKVKLGRLLFFDPILSGNKDVACATCHQPEFSYAEFLETSIGVGGMGRGSKRFFLDPNDIPFVKRNSQSILNVAFNGIKNDEPYHPDSAGMFWDLRAKSLEEQALFPIRTFEEMRGHGYAEDKVVDDVVKRLKAIPEYRSLFATAFGAQTDPVNADNLAKAIASYERTLIANNSRFDQYMRGDSSALTTGEKEGLNLFLKAGCAKCHSGPMFSDFKLHTLGVPDTPNRKETDAGGDNNYGFRTPTLRNLRYTGPYMHSGAFKTLDQVMLFYEDLTGGKIENPKVEMYQMDSLVSQLNVKFKDIDRIVEFLNALNDESFDKSIPEKVPSGLPVSGM, translated from the coding sequence GTGCGCGACTTAGAAATAGATATCCCGTTTGGAAAGTGCCGGTTAGTTATGTGTGATTTTGTAAAAGCGTTAAAGTCTTTGTTGCTGTTGTGGGCTGCTATTTTGTTGTGCTGGTCATGCGGTAACAATCGGGAATCTTCAAAACCCAAACGCAAGCCCAAAATAGAATCCCTCGCCGATCTGGGCGCATTACCTAAGTACGTGACCGACCCGCCTGGTAATCCTTCCACCCCCGAGAAAGTGAAGCTAGGCCGGCTGCTGTTTTTTGATCCGATATTGTCAGGCAATAAAGACGTGGCCTGCGCCACCTGCCACCAGCCCGAATTCAGCTACGCCGAATTCCTGGAAACTTCGATTGGCGTCGGCGGTATGGGAAGAGGATCGAAACGCTTTTTTCTTGATCCGAACGATATTCCTTTTGTCAAGAGAAACTCACAAAGTATCCTGAACGTAGCATTCAACGGAATTAAAAACGACGAACCTTACCATCCCGACTCGGCAGGTATGTTCTGGGATCTACGTGCTAAAAGTCTGGAAGAACAGGCCTTATTCCCGATCCGGACTTTTGAAGAAATGCGCGGCCACGGTTATGCGGAGGATAAGGTGGTCGATGATGTGGTGAAACGACTGAAAGCGATCCCGGAATACCGCAGTCTGTTCGCAACTGCATTCGGCGCACAAACTGATCCGGTGAACGCAGATAATCTGGCGAAAGCAATTGCCTCCTACGAAAGAACATTGATCGCCAATAACTCCCGGTTCGACCAGTACATGCGGGGCGATAGCAGCGCGCTGACCACGGGAGAAAAAGAAGGGTTGAATCTGTTTTTGAAAGCAGGCTGCGCCAAATGTCATTCCGGGCCGATGTTCTCGGATTTTAAGCTGCATACCCTCGGCGTTCCGGACACACCCAACCGGAAGGAAACGGATGCGGGCGGCGATAACAACTACGGTTTCCGCACGCCCACATTACGCAACCTGCGCTACACCGGGCCATACATGCACAGCGGCGCATTTAAAACTTTGGACCAGGTTATGCTTTTTTACGAGGACCTCACCGGGGGAAAGATTGAAAACCCCAAAGTGGAAATGTACCAAATGGATTCACTCGTGAGCCAGCTCAATGTAAAATTCAAGGATATTGACAGGATCGTCGAATTTCTGAACGCCCTCAACGACGAATCTTTCGATAAAAGCATTCCCGAAAAAGTCCCGAGCGGCCTGCCCGTTTCAGGGATGTGA
- a CDS encoding AbrB/MazE/SpoVT family DNA-binding domain-containing protein, whose translation MKANIINIGNSQGIIIPSMILQRLNLSFKSSVELEVENGSIVIKPAPRQGWAEAAIEMRAAGDDEPLLEDNMTDFDREEWAW comes from the coding sequence ATGAAAGCGAATATTATCAATATAGGAAATAGCCAGGGAATCATTATTCCCTCGATGATATTGCAAAGGTTGAATCTGTCATTCAAGTCGAGCGTTGAGTTGGAAGTGGAGAATGGCTCAATTGTCATAAAACCAGCTCCCCGGCAAGGCTGGGCAGAGGCAGCGATCGAGATGCGTGCAGCCGGGGATGATGAGCCTTTGTTAGAAGACAATATGACTGACTTTGATCGGGAGGAGTGGGCATGGTAA
- a CDS encoding type II toxin-antitoxin system PemK/MazF family toxin, which yields MVIKRYDVYWISLDPTQGSEISKIRPCLIVSPDELNQYLRTVVILPITSTIKNYPWRVDCTVQNQKGSIAADQIRVVDKSRLGSKIGNLSAIEIKKLKQVMQEMLGD from the coding sequence ATGGTAATCAAACGATACGACGTTTACTGGATATCACTGGATCCGACACAAGGAAGTGAAATCTCCAAAATCAGGCCGTGCCTGATCGTCAGTCCAGATGAATTGAACCAATACCTGCGTACCGTAGTCATCTTGCCAATCACGTCAACCATCAAAAATTACCCCTGGCGGGTAGATTGCACGGTTCAAAACCAAAAAGGATCGATTGCGGCCGATCAGATTCGTGTAGTTGATAAATCGAGGTTAGGCTCTAAAATTGGTAACCTGTCAGCAATAGAAATCAAGAAATTAAAGCAGGTTATGCAAGAAATGCTTGGTGACTAA
- a CDS encoding FG-GAP repeat domain-containing protein: protein MHLSKNTCCLLLIASAFGANQSQAQDMKGKTPVRFEKKMIASESFESVAVFDVNNDGKPDIVSGSYWYKGPEFFDRAYLGDVKRHGEYWDEFLTVPMDVNGDGKMDIVTGGWFNKSLLWRENPGNDKPWTDHLIDETGNVETGQAWDIDNDGQLEIVPNNPNQPLKFYKLERDQNGKGTGKFTKVQIADKQDHGLGFGDINGDGRGDIIISSGWLEAPKNVMKDKWIAHNDFNFGDASVPIIVADVNGDGKNDVIVGQAHSYGLHWYEQKKDNAGKISWAKHSIDPYNSQFHSMAWVDIDGDGSKELVTGKRYRAHNGGDPGEKDLVGLYYFKWNGEAFVKQIISHGPYGVGKGIGVYFDIADLTGSGRKDIIVAGKDGLAVFFNRGN from the coding sequence ATGCATTTATCAAAAAACACCTGTTGCCTACTGCTCATTGCCAGCGCTTTTGGTGCAAACCAAAGTCAGGCGCAGGACATGAAAGGCAAAACGCCGGTCCGGTTTGAGAAGAAAATGATCGCATCGGAAAGCTTTGAATCTGTGGCCGTTTTCGATGTCAATAATGACGGGAAACCGGATATCGTGTCCGGCTCCTACTGGTACAAAGGTCCCGAGTTTTTCGACCGGGCTTATCTGGGCGACGTAAAACGTCACGGCGAATACTGGGACGAATTTCTGACGGTACCGATGGACGTGAACGGCGACGGCAAAATGGATATTGTCACTGGCGGCTGGTTCAACAAATCGCTGCTCTGGCGCGAGAATCCGGGCAACGATAAACCGTGGACCGACCACCTGATCGACGAAACGGGGAACGTAGAAACGGGCCAGGCGTGGGATATCGATAATGACGGACAACTGGAAATCGTGCCGAATAACCCTAACCAGCCACTGAAATTCTATAAACTGGAAAGAGACCAGAATGGAAAAGGTACGGGCAAATTCACGAAAGTGCAGATCGCTGACAAACAGGATCACGGACTTGGTTTCGGGGACATCAACGGCGACGGCCGGGGTGATATCATCATCAGTAGCGGCTGGCTGGAAGCGCCCAAGAATGTGATGAAAGACAAATGGATCGCCCACAATGATTTCAATTTCGGAGATGCGAGCGTGCCTATTATTGTGGCTGATGTAAATGGCGATGGCAAAAACGACGTGATTGTAGGCCAGGCGCACAGCTACGGGCTGCATTGGTACGAACAGAAAAAGGACAATGCCGGCAAGATCAGCTGGGCGAAACACAGCATTGACCCTTATAACTCACAATTTCACTCGATGGCGTGGGTGGATATCGACGGCGACGGAAGCAAGGAACTGGTGACCGGCAAAAGATACCGCGCGCACAATGGCGGCGATCCGGGCGAAAAAGACCTGGTAGGTTTGTATTATTTCAAATGGAACGGCGAAGCATTCGTGAAGCAGATCATTTCACACGGACCTTATGGCGTCGGAAAGGGGATCGGTGTGTATTTTGATATAGCGGACCTGACGGGAAGCGGCCGGAAAGATATTATCGTTGCAGGAAAGGACGGGCTGGCGGTGTTTTTTAATAGGGGTAACTGA
- a CDS encoding RagB/SusD family nutrient uptake outer membrane protein — MKSKTLSAILVLSVVLGSCSDFLNIEPQNAVVPSNFFESESDFKQAVDGTYAPLQALYNNESGWAMGEMRSDNTHFFYNIDYRSPIPEEIDEFVNGSENSITAAKYYSDFDIIARANQVLAQIDDSGLDAAVMANFKGQVLFLRALAYFDLVKYYGGVPLHLEPASDLATASLPRSSAEEIYAQIISDATQASELLPNKATQEPGRATSGSAFTLLADVYLNQKNWAAAEAASAKVTGYSLLADYASVFDPNNKNNAESVFEVQFLEGTTLSLHSYFPYYFIPLTVNHAQYTKGPTGSQTAPGSGWNTPTEDLLAAYEDRTKDKRFNASVGFITGPSQVSDTSYVNLPYIKKYQYPHSIYGQTNQNFPVYRYAEVLLMQAEAANEQGKAADAAGFLNQVRKRAGLADSPAKDQAALRAAILKERRVELAFENKRWIDLVRTGNAIAVMNAYGAKLKANPAYYYLTAATYNLDQNKLLFPIPFLEIQVNPDLEQNPGY, encoded by the coding sequence ATGAAATCAAAGACCCTATCAGCAATATTGGTATTATCCGTGGTACTCGGCTCGTGCAGCGACTTTTTGAATATAGAACCTCAGAATGCAGTAGTACCCTCCAACTTCTTCGAATCTGAATCAGATTTCAAACAGGCAGTCGATGGCACTTATGCGCCTTTGCAGGCACTTTACAACAATGAATCGGGCTGGGCGATGGGCGAAATGCGGTCGGACAATACCCACTTTTTTTACAATATCGACTACCGCTCCCCTATTCCGGAAGAGATCGATGAGTTTGTGAACGGCTCAGAAAATTCGATCACAGCCGCCAAATACTACTCCGATTTCGACATTATTGCCCGCGCCAATCAGGTGCTGGCACAGATTGATGATTCAGGGCTGGACGCGGCGGTTATGGCAAATTTCAAAGGGCAGGTCCTTTTCCTGCGCGCACTGGCCTATTTTGATCTGGTGAAATACTACGGCGGTGTTCCGTTGCATCTGGAACCGGCTTCGGACCTGGCCACTGCTTCCCTGCCGCGCTCATCGGCGGAGGAGATCTATGCCCAGATCATTTCAGACGCAACCCAGGCCAGCGAACTCTTGCCCAACAAAGCAACGCAGGAGCCCGGCAGGGCTACTTCCGGCTCCGCATTCACGCTTCTGGCCGATGTTTATCTAAATCAGAAAAACTGGGCGGCTGCGGAAGCTGCGTCAGCCAAGGTGACGGGCTACTCACTGCTGGCCGATTATGCTTCTGTTTTTGATCCAAATAATAAAAACAATGCGGAATCGGTGTTTGAAGTACAGTTCCTGGAAGGTACCACGCTGAGTTTGCACAGCTATTTCCCCTATTATTTCATCCCGTTGACGGTCAACCACGCGCAGTATACCAAAGGCCCGACCGGCTCGCAAACTGCCCCGGGCTCTGGCTGGAATACGCCCACGGAAGATCTGCTGGCTGCTTATGAAGACCGCACGAAAGACAAGCGTTTCAATGCGTCTGTCGGTTTCATTACCGGGCCTTCGCAGGTCTCGGACACGAGTTATGTGAATTTGCCTTATATCAAAAAATACCAGTACCCGCATTCGATTTACGGGCAAACCAACCAGAATTTTCCGGTGTACCGGTATGCGGAAGTGCTGCTGATGCAGGCTGAGGCGGCCAACGAGCAGGGTAAGGCAGCTGACGCAGCTGGCTTCCTGAATCAGGTGCGCAAGCGGGCCGGACTGGCAGATTCCCCTGCGAAAGACCAGGCTGCATTGCGGGCCGCGATCCTGAAAGAGCGCCGCGTGGAACTGGCTTTTGAAAACAAACGCTGGATCGATCTGGTAAGAACGGGCAATGCCATAGCAGTGATGAATGCATATGGCGCAAAACTGAAAGCAAACCCGGCCTACTATTACCTGACCGCAGCGACTTATAACCTCGATCAGAACAAATTGCTTTTCCCTATTCCTTTTCTTGAAATACAAGTAAACCCCGATCTGGAACAAAACCCGGGCTATTAA